The following proteins are co-located in the Triticum aestivum cultivar Chinese Spring chromosome 1A, IWGSC CS RefSeq v2.1, whole genome shotgun sequence genome:
- the LOC123055613 gene encoding plasma membrane ATPase, with protein sequence MAAAAAEGLERIKNEAVDLENIPVEEVFENLQCGPAGLTSKDGQDRIAVFGPNKLEEKKENEILKFLGFMWNPLSWVMEVAAIMAIALANGGGRPPDWQDFVGIIALLLLNSTISYIEESNAGSSAKALMANLAPKTKVLRDGKWSEQDASILVPGDIISIKLGDIVPADARLLLEGDPLKIDQSALTGESLPVTKNPGDSVYSGSTCKQGEIEAVVIATGVHTFFGKAAHLVDSTNQVGHFQKVLRAIGNFCIGAIAIGMIVEIIVMYFIQHRRYRDGIDNLLVLLIGGIPIAMPTVLSVTMAIGSHRLSKQGAITKRMTAIEEMAGMDVLCSDKTGTLTLNKLSVDRNLIEVFSAGVAKDEVLLFAAMASRVENQDAIDAAMVGMLADPKEARAGIQEMHFLPFNPVDKRTALTYQDTIDGTWHRVSKGAPEQILELCNCRDDVKNKAHAIIDKYAERGLRSLAVARQEVPKRSKDSSGGPWEFVGLLPLLDPPRHDSAETIKQALNLGVNVKMITGDQLAIAKETGRRLGMGTNMYPSSALLGQSVDESIVSLPVDELIEKADGFAGVFPEHKYEIVKKLQQMKHICGMTGDGVNDAPALKKADIGIAVADATDAARSASDIVLTEPGLSVIISAVLTSRAIFQRMKNYTIYAVSITIRIVLGFMLIALIWKFDFSPFMILVIAILNDGTIMTISKDRVKPSPHPDSWKLPEIFITGIVYGAYLAVTTVVFFFAMTSTDFFSEKFHVRSLRGNKDAMMSALYLQVSIISQALIFVTRSRRWCFQERPGLWLCFAFVVAQIIATVIAVYCNLPFAHIRGIGWGWAGVIWLYSIITFIPLDLFKFAIGYALSGKAWDTLFENKIAFTNKKDYGKEKRELQWATAQRTLHGLPTADPASTPQERSNYGELSEMAEQAKRRAEMARLRELSTLKGRVESAVRLKGLDMETVDNHHYTV encoded by the exons atggcggcggcggcggccgaaggtCTGGAGCGGATCAAGAACGAGGCCGTCGACTTG GAGAACATCCCTGTGGAGGAGGTGTTCGAGAACCTCCAGTGCGGCCCGGCAGGCCTCACGTCCAAGGATGGCCAGGACCGCATCGCCGTCTTCGGCCCCAACAAACTCGAAGAGAAAAAG GAGAACGAGATCCTCAAGTTCCTGGGGTTCATGTGGAACCCGCTGTCGTGGGTGATGGAGGTGGCGGCCATCATGGCCATCGCGCTGGCCAACGGCGGCGGCAGGCCGCCGGACTGGCAGGACTTCGTCGGCATCATCGCGCTGCTCCTGCTCAACTCCACCATCTCCTACATCGAGGAGAGCAACGCCGGCAGCTCGGCCAAGGCGCTCATGGCCAACCTCGCCCCCAAGACCAAGGTGCTCCGCGACGGCAAGTGGAGCGAGCAGGACGCATCCATCCTCGTGCCCGGCGACATCATCAGCATCAAGCTCGGTGACATAGTCCCCGCCGATGCGCGCCTCCTGCTCGAGGGAGACCCGCTCAAGATCGACCAGTCGGCGCTCACGGGCGAGTCGCTGCCGGTGACCAAGAACCCCGGCGACAGCGTCTACTCGGGGTCCACGTGCAAGCAGGGCGAGATCGAGGCCGTCGTCATCGCCACCGGCGTGCACACCTTCTTCGGCAAGGCGGCGCACCTCGTCGACAGCACAAACCAGGTCGGCCACTTCCAGAAGGTGCTCCGCGCCATTGGTAACTTCTGCATCGGCGCCATCGCCATCGGCATGATCGTCGAGATCATCGTCATGTACTTCATCCAGCACCGCCGGTACCGCGACGGCATTGACAACCTCCTTGTGCTTCTCATCGGCGGCATCCCGATCGCGATGCCCACGGTGCTGTCGGTCACCATGGCTATCGGCTCCCACCGGCTGTCGAAGCAgggcgccatcaccaagcgcatgaCGGCCATCGAGGAGATGGCCGGCATGGACGTGCTCTGCAGCGACAAGACGGGCACGCTCACCCTCAACAAGCTCAGCGTCGACCGCAACCTCATCGAGGTGTTCTCCGCGGGCGTCGCCAAGGACGAGGTGTTGCTTTTCGCCGCCATGGCATCCAGGGTGGAGAACCAGGATGCCATCGACGCTGCCATGGTCGGCATGCTCGCCGACCCAAAGGAGGCCAGAGCTGGCATCCAGGAGATGCACTTTCTCCCCTTCAACCCCGTCGACAAGCGCACCGCGCTCACCTACCAGGACACCATCGACGGCACGTGGCACCGTGTCAGCAAGGGTGCTCCCGAGCAGATATTGGAACTGTGCAACTGCAGAGACGATGTCAAGAACAAGGCGCACGCCATCATCGACAAGTACGCCGAGCGCGGCCTCCGGTCCCTCGCGGTGGCCAGGCAGGAGGTGCCGAAAAGGAGCAAGGACAGCTCCGGAGGGCCATGGGAGTTCGTCGGACTTCTGCCGCTCCTCGACCCGCCCAGGCACGACAGCGCCGAGACGATCAAGCAGGCGCTCAATCTCGGCGTCAACGTCAAGATGATCACCGGCGATCAGCTGGCCATCGCCAAGGAGACGGGCAGGAGGCTCGGCATGGGCACCAACATGTACCCCTCGTCCGCCCTGCTCGGCCAGAGCGTCGACGAGTCCATCGTGTCGCTCCCCGTTGACGAGCTCATCGAGAAGGCCGATGGCTTCGCCGGTGTCTTTCCCGAGCACAAGTACGAGATCGTCAAGAAGCTGCAGCAGATGAAGCACATCTGCGGGATGACTGGGGACGGCGTGAACGACGCGCCAGCTTTGAAGAAGGCCGACATTGGCATCGCCGTGGCCGACGCCACCGACGCCGCCAGGAGCGCATCGGACATCGTGCTGACCGAGCCGGGGCTCAGCGTCATCATCAGCGCCGTGCTGACTAGCCGTGCCATATTCCAGAGGATGAAGAACTACACC ATTTACGCGGTGTCCATCACTATCCGTATAGTC CTAGGGTTTATGCTGATCGCGCTGATTTGGAAGTTTGATTTCTCGCCGTTTATGATCCTGGTCATCGCCATTCTGAACGACG GCACAATCATGACCATCTCCAAGGACAGAGTGAAGCCATCCCCACACCCAGATAGCTGGAAGCTGCCGgagatcttcatcaccggcatCGTCTACGGCGCCTACCTTGCCGTCACGaccgtggtcttcttcttcgccatgaccAGCACCGACTTCTTCAGC GAGAAGTTCCACGTGCGTTCGCTAAGGGGCAACAAGGACGCGATGATGTCTGCCCTCTACCTTCAAGTGAGCATTATTAGCCAGGCCCTCATCTTCGTCACCCGGTCGCGCCGCTGGTGCTTCCAGGAGCGCCCGGGGCTCTGGCTCTGCTTCGCCTTCGTCGTCGCGCAGATT ATTGCCACCGTCATCGCCGTGTACTGCAACTTGCCATTTGCGCACATCCGAGGCATCGGCTGGGGCTGGGCCGGCGTGATCTGGCTCTACAGCATCATCACCTTCATCCCCTTGGACCTCTTCAAGTTCGCCATCGGCTACGCGCTCAGCGGCAAGGCATGGGACACCCTCTTCGAGAACAAG ATCGCCTTCACGAACAAGAAGGACTACGGGAAGGAGAAGCGGGAGCTGCAGTGGGCGACGGCGCAGCGGACGCTGCACGGCCTGCCGACGGCGGACCCGGCCAGCACGCCGCAGGAGAGGAGCAACTACGGCGAGCTCTCGGAGATGGCCGAGCAGGCCAAGCGCCGGGCGGAGATGGCGAGGCTGCGCGAGCTCAGCACGCTCAAGGGGAGGGTGGAGTCGGCGGTGAGGCTCAAGGGCCTCGACATGGAGACCGTCGACAACCACCACTACACTGTATGA